From the genome of Methanofastidiosum sp.:
TATCAACAACATATCCATTCTCACCATTTTTAACTAAATCCCGATTCCCTCTACAATCTGTAACCACAAGAGGCAATCCTGTAACCATTGCTTCCATAACATTAACTGGTAAACCCTCTTGTCTTGATGATGAAACTGCAACGTCAGCAATAGTCATAAGATTTGGAACATCACTTCGGTATCCTAAGAAATGAATATATTGTTCTAAATTTAAATTTTTAGTTTGTTCCTTATATTTGTCTAATAAGTTACCTGTACCTACTAATAATAATTTCAAATTAGGAATTTTCGTTTTTAATATATTAGCTACATTTATAAGTAAATCTTGATGTTTTCTATAGCTCATTTCAGCAACATAAATTATAATAAAATCATTTTCATCATATCCATATTTTTTTCTTAGTTCTTTTTTATTTTTAAGAGTTTGAGGTTTAAACTTATTTAAATCTATTCCAACACCTGGTATATATTTTACATCATTTATTTTTAATAATTTCTGTGCCGCAATGTAGTCCTCATTGTTTATTGTAATTATACAATCTGTAAATCGACTTAGCCATTTTTCAATATTGTAATAGATCAACCAG
Proteins encoded in this window:
- a CDS encoding glycosyltransferase family 4 protein codes for the protein MARVLVTAHLGRHFRIFGHYDYKVLLSMGHEVHIAANFNDKIDHFEDPNVIKHQIDFVRNPFSTGNIKALKQLEKLFDDIHFDIIHCQSPSGGAITRLAAKKTRKKGTKVLYTAHGLHFFKGAPLKNWLIYYNIEKWLSRFTDCIITINNEDYIAAQKLLKINDVKYIPGVGIDLNKFKPQTLKNKKELRKKYGYDENDFIIIYVAEMSYRKHQDLLINVANILKTKIPNLKLLLVGTGNLLDKYKEQTKNLNLEQYIHFLGYRSDVPNLMTIADVAVSSSRQEGLPVNVMEAMVTGLPLVVTDCRGNRDLVKNGENGYVVDIDDVDGFVNAVEKIYKSQELRTKFGQKSLECIESYSLENVRREMEKIYENYIYLNP